The Oryzias melastigma strain HK-1 linkage group LG15, ASM292280v2, whole genome shotgun sequence genome includes the window tAAAAACAAAGGACAGTGTGGAGCTGTAGCTAGCAGAACCTGAAAATCAGCATTAGGACGCTGTGACGTCATAAATCCATAATATatgcttttaatttattgagATTAAATTGATGAggttctttttaaagttatagttATTTATAgtaaacatttgataaattaCACAGCTCTCTTTTGGGGACAATACATTGCATTTTCCATCACACTATTGGCCTAcagtttagctttaaaaatgcCTGATTAATAATTTACTATTTTGTCCCTTTTAAAACCATCTTTGAGAACTATTTTCATAGTCAGCCGTGAATACACATTACCATTGTATTCAGTTATTTCCTGCTCCCAAACACACTNNNNNNNNNNNNNNNNNNNNNNNNNNNNNNNNNNNNNNNNNNNNNNNNNNNNNNNNNNNNNNNNNNNNNNNNNNNNNNNNNNNNNNNNNNNNNNNNNNNNNNNNNNNNNNNNNNNNNNNNNNNNNNNNNNNNNNNNNNNNNNNNNNNNNNNNNNNNNNNNNNNNNNNNNNNNNNNNNNNNNNNCAAAGGTCTGCGTacattttaggctaaaaatagttttatcaGTTCACATctctgtgtttatttctaactgaGCAACTTGAATATAAAGTATATTTGGTCTATGTTTGCCATTCGATTAGGGCTGTCTTCCTTTTCCCATGTTAATGCTCTCAATAGAACCGGAAGACTTGATGTTAttggtcttttttaaaatcttttctgCTTAAATAAACTACTCTATGTTGCtttgcttaattaaaaaaaaaaaaaaaatcaaactgaccAGTAAACCAAAACCTAATGCAAATGTGgtctaaaaatgtatatttcacTTTTAATCAATTTGTGGAGAAAATGTGTGCATGTTTAATTTCTGTGCCTCTGTCTTGCTTTTAATTGTAACACACTTTGAGCTGCGCAGAGCATGAGAAGCACTTTTTACTCTGAGGTTTCTTTTTCCCATTCTTTGTGAATTTCTGCTTGCAGGCCTCCCATTGTAACCAAGATGATGTAAGGCACCGCTGCCTGTAGAAAGCAAGATGAGTGAAGTCCAGGCCACAGTGGAGTTTTCTGTGGAGCTGCACAAGTTCTACAATGTGGACCTTTTCCAAAGAGGgtatgttttattgtcttaCTTATACAGCACTTAACATCTTTAACCTCTATTAGATGGCAGTGCGTCTGTCTGGAAGTGAAACTGAAACAACAGTCGGGTACAGGGAAGAAGTTCTGAGAGTGTGAGCAGGAAATGATATGTGGACAGGATCAGAGCAGTGTGCTGGATCAGGTCTGGGAGCAGCCTTGAAGGGAAGAATTATGTTTTATGCTGAGTTCAATTGGCAATGTAAAGGCCCTGGAGAAGCTGAGTAAAATGGCAGGTGGATGAAGATCTGGTGATAGTGTGAGCTGTCAAGTTGCAACAGTCCAGCCGTGAAGTTATGAGATTACAGTGGGGCAAGACATATTTGTCGGTCAcagattctgcaagttgtcccacttaaaaagatgagggGTCTGTAATGTTCACCATAGTTGCACTTCAACTGCGAGAgacagaatattaaaaaagaatctTGAAAATTCCATTGTACCATTTATTAAGAATTTATTTGTGTAATGGTACCGAAAATAGGTATTTGGCTCTAAACTAGTATAGCAGTGTTTTGTTactatttctgttgtttttatttttaagtgagCAGATTCCTATTAGAAAGTCGTTAGTTTGATCTTTGATTTCTACTGTCCAAAAATTTTGAAGTACATCAGAGTTTCTACCAGTTTAATGctgtagacatttttcaatcaaataaaaacagttctACATTCCAGAGTCAGAGTGACCTCTTAAATTTGGAGCTTTAAGTGGTCAACATAGCCAATAGGTACTAAACAAATGTTCTCTATTTGCTTGGTTTCTGTTAAAcacgggatttttttttaaaaaaaggggctTCTAGTGTGAAAACTGCAGATCTATAAAaggcatgatttttttattttttttccccatgtgACAGCTATGTCATAAAATTCTTGCCTGGTACTTATGACTTATCAGTACTTTGAGCTCTTAGGTTTATTACATGACTGACAGGCATGGAAAgcccttattttttatttatgagaaaTAAAGTGTCCGTTTACAAGTGGAGGAACTTTGTATCTAACCTTTGTGGTGTGTAACCCTTTTCACTGGCCTTCTAGTAATGTCCTACATCAAGCTAATGGACATGTTTTATAATGACTGTTATAttgttttgctttgcttttcaGCTTCTACCAGATGCGTGCCAATCTTAAGGTACCACCTCGTTTTCCACACAAAGTTGAGGCCAGTTTACTTCATCCCAGAGGTAATCATCTGGTTTTAACCTAACCTACTTCATGTTGTTGAGTTCAGTtgttcagtgtttacatttggCTAAAGGCCTTctgttaaaattatttaattaatctgTGGAGCTATAGGTCCCAGAATAAGacattaaacaacaaaacaagtttttttttactctctggATCTGTTGTTTAAATCAGTTTGCATTGTACAGGATATACcaactaataattaaaaatataatagaagTCAATAACAGTACTTATGTTGCATGGATATGTGTTGCGATGATTGATAAAGGTAGCGTTAACTTTTAAATCTATGTTGTATTCAACAATTGTCTGATTTAAACGcatactccaatgaaaatgttgtttttggtgtttttaacatgttatattggcatttttctcatgatgcctaacatgtaaatacatttaagcttaagattgcatttctgagtattttttattcacgccattgtgaatcaagagcagacaaaaatgcagtttgaaaaatcttaTTGGTGACGTAGAAACTATAATGGGTAGGCTACAAGCcatctgctccactccattctgatgcatctgctCGTTGATGACTTGAGCCAtgttcgtctttgttttcctcgtttttGCAGACATCTTAAaactgaatagctccaataatgctcgccgtttttgttgcactgctaatagtaggttggggttgtgagctAGTGGAAGTGTGTAATAGATGGATAGAAGGGAGTGAGAATGGGCCTGCCCaaaactcagaagcaaatttttaatgaagaaccgctgctctgcagaaactgtcataaaaatgaaagtttttaaaaagaatttggcCAATAttgtcataatcataactaaaataaCGCTGCATAATCAGAGTAGGACttcaaaaatctttaattttgtcTCAAGATTCCTtgcattgtttatttaaaaaaagcacctAAAGGTTGAGAGTAACccatctaattttttttctttcatctagACTCTGATCTGGCTTTTCCAGCTTCAGTCCAGGATGATGTGATCTGTAGCAAAACTTTCCAAATCCTCTACAAGAATGAAGAGGTTGTGGTCAACGATGTTCTTCTGTTCAAAGTTACAATGCTGCTCGATGAGAAAAAGGTCTGTGAACAGAATGCACTGCACTGATTCTGAAAGCAAGAGTGTCACTGGAACAGAGTGATATTTCATTCATATCTACCAGAGGAATTCGtattaatgtttgaaaatgtctttCAGTTCTGTTACAGACGTTTCATAGCAATACGACAAGTattaaagagcaaaaatattCTAAGTGGACTGgctttactgttttattattactttcAGGTGGAGGAGTCTCTCAATGAGATGGATTTCCAGCTTCTCTTGGAGTTATATTTCACAGATGGTGATTACACGTGAGTATTTCCTTGTATTGACAGCATTTAGGAAATGGATGGTTAAATGGAATGAATGCGCTACTTAAACTGTCTGTCTTGGTTTTATGATCTTAACAGGCCAGAAGATCCAAGCTCTCTGCAGAACATCAGTAGCCGCACACTTCATTTGCACTTTAGCCTGGAGCGAGGCATCCATCAACACATCAATATAATGTTCGACTATTTCCACCTGTCCGTCATCTCCGTAGCCATCCATGCCTCGCTTGTTGCACTACATCAGCCCCTTATCAGGTCAGGCATGACACCGTTTTTTTCCTCTATTGATAAGactgtttttaaagacatttagttGGGGAAAACAAcgtaaatgaaataattagtgcATTAACAATtctttataccatggtctgagtgaatactcaattctgattggctgcagggtatccattaaaaagtgataatagACACCTATGAAGGAAGAATAGCCTGAATCTTCTGTATTATTTCTTCGGCCTGAACCCCAGTcaataacaagaaaaacagaaacttggAACATAGTTATAGTTTATTACtacagcaagacagtagaaaataTCTGTCCTTCAAATGGCTCTATAATGGACATGTCgtctttaaaatgttgccaTCGTCGGCAATATtgcctttaattttaaatggttCGTTGAATGTCTTTCTGTCTTTAATGCTTAATACAAAGGGAATACCTGTTTATAAATAATTTCCTTATTAATGAATAAGAGAAACTAAAATTAATGGGGGATATTACTTGCAGTAAAAGTTATCTAGAAAAActatttgtggattttgtttctttgaagcAAACTTTTACTTCatcatttggtcaaaaacaagcagtaggaggtgaactttccctcaCTTAACAGGACGATTAGCATTTATACCACTTTCCTCCAATGATTAGTCCTCATACACTAGCTGTGGCAGAGCAAGCTCCACGCTCCCATGACAACATGTTACACCGCATGTCAAATACTCTGCTTCttgtgaaaaatgatttttaggCGTTAAAAATCCCAAAGCTAAAGTACAAATAATTagcttaatatttattttttttgtatgtgaccatggtataagcaggataaCGCCCTTCAAGGTGTCCATTATCAAAAATGACTGGACCTCACAGAAGCATTTGCATGAGACAATTCACATCTGTGTCATCCGCTAACTTCTGATAACGGACCCCTTATCCTTACTTAAAATATAGGGAAGCACATCAAGTGGTAAAACATTTAGCAAACAACTTGTTTTGTGTTGGCCTTAGTTTGATTTCTGTctcgtcttttttttccccagttttcCTCGACCTGTGAAAACTACGTGGCTGAACCGAAACGCTCCAGCACAGAGCAAAGACTCTGTCATTCCACCTTTAGAAAACGTGGTTTTTGGCAGCACTTACATCAAACAAGTTTCACCAGATGTAAAGAAATCTCTTTTATTGCAACTTTAATacctttgctttttattttttacttcactgGGCTTTGAGAGCTCACATTAATTTAATCTCCTAACATGATTGTTGGCATCTATGACTTTcttgatgtttaaaaataaaacatttctctcAATTAGTTGCCACATAAGTTTTAAACCATTTGTGTTTTGCTTCCATAAATAGGAGTGTGAAAAATGTCAGGCCATTTTGTAAGGAATCTACAGTGTATGAAGCTAAATGTGATggataaaagacaaaatgagaCTTTGACATTCCAGGTGTACAAATGTCATTCCTTTTAGTGCACCTCTGGCAAATTTTCGCCCAGATATTATCAGGAGTCTGTGAGGCATTTATGAAATGCCAATGCAGTGAAAACTGTCATCGTTTTCTGGCAATTCGTGTCTTCAACTAGTCTGaactggagctgctgcagcccATTGACATACCAGCTTTCGTGGTGCTTTCATGTATTAAATCGTCTCAGAAGTTTGCTTTACTGGATTAGAACAAAGTAGATGAAAGCTGTTAGGATCAAATACATTCAATTTAAAGGAATTTTTAATCAGtcagttaaaaagtttaaatcataATAGATACAAACCGTACTAAATAGGCTTCAGCtagtttgcttttttgtttattcatatgCATAATCGCAATGAACTTTGTTTcaggctaaaacattttttctgaggctaaaatatttacaaatgttcTTTCCTTTAATTTTCCATGGCTTTAGGCAATAGTCATTTTCTGTAAGATCTTTACTTGAATGACTGATGGTTCAACTTAAATGCAGTGAGCTTTCATGCATGTATTCAGTTTCCccgtttttatcttttgtggTTCTTCAGGGCAGGACGTTCCTGGTGTCCGACCACTGTCTGCAGCATGCATTCAGCCTGCACCACAACCTGTGCTCCAAACTCTTAACTGCCTACCAGGGTCTGTTTGGCTTCTTCACTTCAATCACCAAAAATCTGCCCTCCTCTCATCGAATGGAACTAGGTACAGTAAGCTGcactgtgtttttaaatcagatttgaTCTGTTTGTGGTTACAACAAGTCcaaacagagcaaaaaaaatatagatttccAAGGTATCCTTGCTTTCACCTTCTTCTTTAATATTTCTAACAGTTTTGcatatattcatttatttttttgatgttgtgcatgttcatttgtttgtgtaCATTATGTTTTGTAATCCCATTTTCATtgctattattattttgttgcaaaaaaccCCACATGTGTGATCCTATGACATTTCATCTGATTCCCACacataacataacagttttatagCATTTTCCACAAGCAGTAGCCTGTCTGTTTGCCTCTCAGGTGTTTTAAATGAACTGTAATAGAGAACCTTAGAAACAAAGTCTTATCTTCACTcagtaaactaaaacaaagctctACCTATGCACATTAGCTCTCATCACTAAAAAGAATCCACACAGATCGATAGATATTAACCCACCCTAAACAATCACATAATATAAAGTTAAATATGCCTATATGTGCAATCTTGCTAGCCAAGCCCAGCATGCAAGTCCTATATGAGCGAGTTCTCAGAAGACCCTATCCCCGAGGTCAAAGGCACGTCTACATAGGTATGTTTCGATCCTCGGTAATTTAAATCAACCTGCCTTTCTCTTGCTTTTTCTCTTCACTTCAGCTTTTTTCCTGGAAAATAAAACCACTTTCTTTATTACCCACTTTCCAGATCATACATCTAAATTGTCTGTCATCCTTTATGTGCTGCTCCGTTtcatttctttgcatttttatgaaCTGGCAAACGGTTTCATGAATTCCAGCACTATTTATTGACTGACTCTGGTCAAGCCGtagcaaaaatacttttaacaCCAGCATCTGTCTATGACTGCTTTGCATtaactttgtgttttaattaacaCTTTTTCTTACAACTTTCTGCcataattgatcaaaaatgattGTGCTCCTGTAGAACAACATGATGTTGAAGCCCGCCTAACTGAGCTGTGTGAACATGTCAAGGTAAGActgttcagactttttttttttgtcattctttcCCAATTCTACCTCAGTGATCAGACATGAAAACCATTTCCTGAAAGCCACAAGGAATGATTACTTTGGATTGTTATGCAACTGAAATGTGGTTTGCTGCATTGTGTTCAAGCATGTTGCATATTTTTCtgcacttcctttttttaataacgGATATGGTAAtgattgaggaaaaaaactcaGCTGAACATGATGTCATAATGCAAACCCTGAAAGACCcaaagcaaaatttaaaaaatattatgtaaaaattGTATTGCGTTCCCttgtttattaataataataataataataaattttatttatatggcgcctttctTGGCACTCAAGGTCGCCTCACAgtacataaaagcataaaaacacaacaatagcataaaaataaaacggcTAATTAGCAAACACAACAGTGAGTCAACAGTTAAAATTACAGGTAAGTGTCAGGTATTGAATGCACTGCGAAAGAGGTAAGTTTTCAGGTGTTTGGAGAATTGAGAATTCAATTATTGCCTGagtttcactgtaaaaaaaaactcacaataaacacaatttatgtagtagattcatctttttttacaaCTATTGTAGATATTTTAAGGCTATAgaacccctcactacacacgTTATGCATGTTCTCTGACAGAAATATACATTATCTATCTTGTTTTAGATCTCAGAATTAAAATTATCTTTCAAAATACGCCTtatattatagaatgaaaacaaagacctaaGAGCACTCAAACATGTATATAGATTTGGCAAGctaaacacattctgtacaaggagattgattgacaaaggTCTATAGCCAATCAGGAAGCagaacacaacaaaaattaaactatGTAAAATTGCACTAAAAAATCTATGAGACAGTGGAAGGTGAACCATGTTAAAACAACGGACCACTATCATTACTActtaatggtgtttttttttcttttaaactttttgttttttcgcaCTACCTTCACCTGATTTACCgtcaaagactttttttgcaGTTGACTGCAGTAAATTCATAATTTGGCCATAAGATTATTACAAAATGTACATTATCACTTTAACacagttgtttatttattgacatCATCATTTAGATGTTTCATTTTGGTTATAATTCCATTGGTTTCCGTCATTCTTTTAGCAGAAAGCAGAGTCCCCAGATGAGCTGGCTGAGCTGGTAAACATGAACCTGGCTCAGCTCTGCTCTCTCCTCATGGCTCTCTGGGGCCAGTTCCTCGAGGTTGTGTCCCTGCAAGAGCATGTCGCCGCCCTGCTGGCTATGGAGCATCACACACTGAGAGTAAGACCAACATCCTTAATCGTATATTAAGATAAACATGctagtggttttattttttatttttatgtgataaaaataattctaaacTGTAATGCAACAGTGGAACTAAATTAAGTTAttgatgaaaacagaaaaattaaatgaCATTCTGGTGTAAAAACACCTTTCAGTGTCAGTCAATACTAAATTCATTTCAATAAACCTTTATTATTCCCCAAagaaaatttgctttaaaattatttttttttcattagacaaattaaaaaagatataagcagcaaaagtttgtttcatgGATTAACTAACTCTGTGATTTTACAGGTTAGGCGGTTTGCCGAGGCTTTCTTTTGTCTTGAACACCCCAGACAGTCAGCTCTGGCATATCAAGAGCTACAGTAAGTTCTATTGGCACAATttacttgtaaataaaacatatcaGATTGATAGTGCAATTTTGTTTACCGTCTGACTTGCTTTCTTTCTCCATCAGTGCTCACAGTCATCAACAGATGACTAATGCTATCAAAAGCTCCAACTACTTCTTATCTTTGCCTCCACTGCCAGTGGAATGTGCTGAACTTGATGGTGACGTTAGTTCCCTGCCAATAATCTTTGAAGATAGATACCTGGATTCAATCACAGAGGGTCAGTAAAAGTACAAGTATTTCTCTTGTGTAAAgtacaaatacatatttaaacttttcGTGTGTTTTCCCGAAGATCGTGATGGACCTTGGCTGGTCATGCATAATACAAGGACTGGCTCAGCTTCGAATAAAGTGGACAAGCCAAATTCTAAGGACTGTAGTGCCGTAAGCAACCCCACACCAGAGACATCTTGTGTTCCAACCGATAGCAACTGGCCAGAAAACTTTGATCCACCCCCTAAATCTAAAGGCAAATcagtaaaactgaagaaaatttCAAAGACTGACAGCTCCAAGAAGTTGACGCGGCAAGGCTCAAAGGACTCTGTAGTGTTAGTGGgctataaaaaccttaaaactccTTATACCAGCACAAAGTACAAAGAAGAGGCTCGCGCCAAACAAGATCATGTACAGGATACGTTACCGGAGGACTCGAGTAGTCATTTACAAACTAATCCTAGTTCTTTTTATGATCCTTGTGCCACATCGGCTCATTCTGAAAACTGTGCAGATATTTTAGAGTACAATATTAGTACTCCTGCTTGTCAGAAAGGTAGTTGTGAAAATGTTTCTACACACAGTAATCCTCAGGCAGGTACTGGGGTTGCTGCAACATGCCAGCAAATGCAAAAGGAGGAGAAAGTGGATATCGGTGGCCAAAAGCCGTCACAGAGTTCTGCTGAGGTGAAAACAACCAACCATGAGCCTTTAGTAGGTGATAAAGTCACAATTCTTCTACCACATCAAACTGATACAAACCCCGGCAGCTGTATTCCTCAAATTACTCAATCTTGTGAATCACACCAGCCTGCAGCAGAATCTGTGTTTGAACAGCCAAGCAAAAGTATGAGCCAGCCCAGCCAATCACGAGTGGTTTCAGTGCAGGTTAAAGGTGATTGTATCAGACTGCCAGATGGAAGAGCCCCCAGTGCCTCATCCCGTCTCTCAGACTCTGGCATTGACAGCGAGCCCAGCTCCTTTGCCACTCAACAGGTTCTAGGATTGCATTCCTGCTCAGGGCAGAGTGTCTCAATTCTGCAGCCTGAGAAGACCCTCCAGGGTCCCGCTGCACCACCAGCTCAGCAAAGCACTGAGCAAAAACCAATTGGCACGCCAGAAATTCTGTTCCCTGGAAATACCAGCGCAGTAAGTGGAGTCCAGTCTTCTCTCACATCTATTAATTCCCTGCCTTCAGACGATGAAGGGGAAGTTTCCTCCAAGAGCACCAGTGGAGCTGAAGTCCAAAAGAGGAAATCCAGTGTCTTGGTACAGGAGCAGAGTGTAGTTTTCTCTGGGGATGGTATTAGAAGACTTGATGGTAACACTATTGCAAAGGATTCCCAACTGAGAAAACCTGACATTGACATTGAAAGTGAAACCAAAAGTTCTTCTGAATTGGAAGTAGAGGACAGCGGGACATTAAAAGATTCCCACAGTGAACCACATACTACCTGCCCTTCCAGTAACTCAGCCACGAGCAGCACTGATGTGGTCAAACGTGGGATGGTAGAGAACTACTTTGGCTCCTGTTCTAGCACAGATGTGTCTGAAATCAGTCCCTTGGAAACCTCTGCTATCACGTTGGGAATCCAGGTGGAACCACATGCTGAGGAGGATGAGAACGAGACGGAACACGAGATGATTGAGAACGGTTACTACGAGGAAGGGGACGGCTACGCTTTTGTGAACGGTGTTGTAGATGATGAGCAAGCAGCATCTTCCGACGCGCCTCAGGAGACGAGTTACTTGCTGGAACAGCTTGGCATCAGATATCACCACGAAAGAAGTGATCTATCAAAAGCTCCTATATGCTCCAATGTAGCTTCCAGCGGAGTTGGACACAGTTTGGGTCGAGCACCTTTTTCCACCACCGGTATTTCTTCCAACCTGCATTGGTATGAATGTGCGCCCACGGCACAGATGAAAGCGTAAGTCCctgcccttttttttaaatatattatttcctGAAGAGCCCCTTAATGTTGTCGTCATCAAGTTTATTTGTCATTCTCGGACATTTATTATTTGCAGGTTCATCAAGGCCAAGGAGGAAATGAAAGAGCTCAAACTCCCTGGTTTCCTCTACAGTGAGGTTCCTGAGCTGGCATCTACTGTGCCCTATTTCAGCTTAGAGGAAGATGAAAACTGTGATGAAGGGATTCATCTTATAGTGTGCGTCCATGGTCTGGATGGTAGGAAACCTTAAATCATGCTCTGTAACAACCATAAGTGCTCATTTGCAATGAttaaatgttgcattttcaCTTGCTGCAGGTAACAGTGCAGACCTGAGATTAGTGAAGACTTACCTTGAGCTTGGTCTCCCTGGTGCCCGAATAGACTTCCTAATGTCTGAGAGAAATCAGGTAGGCCATTCAAGCTTTGTGTGTggtttttatttaaccctttaacactggagatttATCTGCAGAGTTGACTTTTGTTGAATTACAGATAGTCTTCAACTGTTTCTGCAATTATTGTAATTCCAATGTCTTCTGAAGCTTTCTCTGAAGCTAATGTTCAACACTTTACTGCAGTGAAGTGTTTGCGCAATCAAGGAAACTCCAACATTTTGACACACAGAAAAGTGgcgatatgcaacactttacatatATAACTATTCATATCATATTTTatacatgcatttctgagacctgtatctcattagcatgatcacaactttctttaaaaacccattgtGTACAACTAGCGCCGTGGTttttgccctgtagttcatcatcactcCACTAGGGGCAATAGAATggcttttcttctcatttcaaaatgtctgcttccatgaaatctcacaCATTTTTAGTAGGAAAATGTttactaattttcaaaactttatggtaaGAATAGTTCATCTgttgtctttcatttttttacatggcTACTtactgtattgaaagaatgcaaaatttgttgataattatttaCAATACAGTtgcaccatgttaaaaatgtgtagatcaaatttgagacagtgggtaaataatgtattttttttcttgaactctCATGTTAGTATTTTTGCATCTGAAACTAACattattgtgattaaaaaatttaaaaactgaccaaatcACCCAACATGTAATTGATACTGTCTATTTCCCcatttaaaacagtatttttaaaaaaaatacatagatttCATCAAtgggttttaaaaacatcttgatttaatatatatatatatatatatatatatatatatatatatatttctgacaattatttgatttttaatccttttttatatcaaataatgcaaaataatgacacaaatttcatattttatgtatttattttctaactCCTATCTGCAGAATGATACCTTCGCTGACTTTGAGTCAATGACGGATCGACTGCTAGATGAAATAGTCCAGTATATTCAGCTTTACAATCTAACTGTATCTAAAATAAGGTAAGAAACTGTTATCAGTGTGGAGTACATTTAGGAACTGCTTgtcatgttattttttaatagagatATGTTAGTGATTCATCAAAAAGCcttgtgattatttttcattcaaacacTTCTAAAAGTGATTGCTGGATTTTCTTAGTGGTCGATTTAATCTCTGATGTTCTAACTTTACAGCTTTGTTGGTCATTCGCTCGGGAACCTCATCGTACGCTCGGTGCTGACGAGACCCAGGTTTAAATGTTATCTGAGCAAGCTGCACACGTTTCTTTCCTTATCTGGACCTCATCTGGGCACGCTCTACAACAGCTCTGCTCTGGTCAACACAGGTAACAGCTCAGGTTCTTTCTAGTACTATTACCTATGGTGTCCAAATGATAAAGAGTCCAATTTTTATTCCTAGGTCTGTGGTTCATGCAGAAGTGGAAGAAGTCGGGTTCACTATTGCAGCTGACATGTCGTGATCATTCTGACCCTCGCCAAACTTTCCTGTACAAACTCAGCAAAAAATCTGGTTAgatttgcacttttttaatctgcattattctgtttatttaaagcagTGTTGGATGTGATG containing:
- the fam135a gene encoding protein FAM135A isoform X1 — encoded protein: MSEVQATVEFSVELHKFYNVDLFQRGFYQMRANLKVPPRFPHKVEASLLHPRDSDLAFPASVQDDVICSKTFQILYKNEEVVVNDVLLFKVTMLLDEKKVEESLNEMDFQLLLELYFTDGDYTPEDPSSLQNISSRTLHLHFSLERGIHQHINIMFDYFHLSVISVAIHASLVALHQPLISFPRPVKTTWLNRNAPAQSKDSVIPPLENVVFGSTYIKQVSPDGRTFLVSDHCLQHAFSLHHNLCSKLLTAYQGLFGFFTSITKNLPSSHRMELAKPSMQVLYERVLRRPYPRGQRHVYIEQHDVEARLTELCEHVKQKAESPDELAELVNMNLAQLCSLLMALWGQFLEVVSLQEHVAALLAMEHHTLRVRRFAEAFFCLEHPRQSALAYQELHAHSHQQMTNAIKSSNYFLSLPPLPVECAELDGDVSSLPIIFEDRYLDSITEDRDGPWLVMHNTRTGSASNKVDKPNSKDCSAVSNPTPETSCVPTDSNWPENFDPPPKSKGKSVKLKKISKTDSSKKLTRQGSKDSVVLVGYKNLKTPYTSTKYKEEARAKQDHVQDTLPEDSSSHLQTNPSSFYDPCATSAHSENCADILEYNISTPACQKGSCENVSTHSNPQAGTGVAATCQQMQKEEKVDIGGQKPSQSSAEVKTTNHEPLVGDKVTILLPHQTDTNPGSCIPQITQSCESHQPAAESVFEQPSKSMSQPSQSRVVSVQVKGDCIRLPDGRAPSASSRLSDSGIDSEPSSFATQQVLGLHSCSGQSVSILQPEKTLQGPAAPPAQQSTEQKPIGTPEILFPGNTSAVSGVQSSLTSINSLPSDDEGEVSSKSTSGAEVQKRKSSVLVQEQSVVFSGDGIRRLDGNTIAKDSQLRKPDIDIESETKSSSELEVEDSGTLKDSHSEPHTTCPSSNSATSSTDVVKRGMVENYFGSCSSTDVSEISPLETSAITLGIQVEPHAEEDENETEHEMIENGYYEEGDGYAFVNGVVDDEQAASSDAPQETSYLLEQLGIRYHHERSDLSKAPICSNVASSGVGHSLGRAPFSTTGISSNLHWYECAPTAQMKAFIKAKEEMKELKLPGFLYSEVPELASTVPYFSLEEDENCDEGIHLIVCVHGLDGNSADLRLVKTYLELGLPGARIDFLMSERNQNDTFADFESMTDRLLDEIVQYIQLYNLTVSKISFVGHSLGNLIVRSVLTRPRFKCYLSKLHTFLSLSGPHLGTLYNSSALVNTGLWFMQKWKKSGSLLQLTCRDHSDPRQTFLYKLSKKSGLQYFKNVVLVGSLQDRYVPYHSARIEMCKTALKDKQTGPMYTEMIQNLLLPVLQNKDCNLVRYDVIHALPNTANSLIGRAAHIAVLDSEIFLEKFFLVAGLKFFQ